One window from the genome of Planctomicrobium piriforme encodes:
- the trpA gene encoding tryptophan synthase subunit alpha — protein sequence MSNRISETFARLRSEGRMAFMPFITAADPDLGATQNAIRTLGSASVDLIEIGFPYSDPIADGPVIQASYTRALEKKVQVRQIFAALAELKGESLPPLVAMVSYAIIFRTGIDAFLEHCVQSGISGLIVPDLPGAEAEELFTKTHARDLNLVQLIAPTTPRQRVKQVLRCCSGFVYIVAVAGTTGERANVADALLEQLRWLREETELPLAVGFGISRPEHVAPLRGLAQGVIVGTAVVRYLEKLGTSDSAATALPELKTYAESMATAAHAVKS from the coding sequence GTGTCGAATCGCATCTCTGAAACATTCGCGCGTCTGCGGTCAGAAGGCCGCATGGCTTTCATGCCGTTCATCACAGCCGCGGACCCTGATCTCGGGGCGACGCAGAACGCCATCCGTACTTTGGGTTCCGCCAGCGTCGATCTGATCGAGATCGGCTTTCCGTACAGCGACCCCATCGCCGACGGCCCGGTCATTCAGGCGTCGTATACACGCGCCCTCGAAAAGAAGGTTCAGGTTCGCCAGATCTTCGCCGCGCTGGCCGAACTCAAGGGAGAATCGCTTCCTCCCCTGGTGGCGATGGTCTCGTACGCGATCATCTTCCGCACCGGCATCGACGCGTTTCTCGAACACTGCGTGCAGTCGGGCATCTCCGGCCTGATTGTCCCCGACCTGCCCGGTGCGGAAGCGGAAGAACTGTTCACCAAGACCCATGCCCGAGATTTGAACCTCGTGCAGCTCATCGCCCCGACCACCCCCCGTCAACGGGTCAAACAGGTACTGCGTTGCTGCTCGGGTTTCGTCTATATCGTCGCCGTGGCCGGCACCACCGGGGAACGGGCGAACGTCGCCGACGCCCTGCTGGAGCAACTCCGCTGGTTGCGCGAAGAAACCGAACTGCCGCTGGCGGTTGGATTCGGCATCAGCCGCCCTGAGCACGTTGCCCCGCTGCGCGGACTGGCTCAGGGAGTGATCGTAGGAACAGCGGTGGTACGTTATCTCGAAAAGCTCGGAACATCCGATTCTGCAGCCACGGCCCTGCCGGAACTGAAGACGTATGCCGAGTCGATGGCGACCGCTGCCCATGCAGTGAAGTCTTAA
- a CDS encoding thiazole synthase: MPAVSTPSVSDKPFQLGSHLLTSRLIIGTGKYTTYELMRDCLDVSGSEVITVAVRRERLIDAQGRSILDFIDLNRFIILPNTAGCFNAEDAVRVARLGREILSGLNNPGADWVKLEVLGDKKTLLPDPVATLEATHQLVADGFQVLCYTTDDPITARRLKEAGATSVMPAGSPIGSGQGILNPNNLKICLEYLKEGDPDYPVIIDAGVGTASDVAVAMELGCDGVLLNTGIASARDPLLMAHAMRDACRAGRAAYRAGRIPKKLYATASSPETGVVGQ, from the coding sequence ATGCCCGCCGTTTCGACACCTTCTGTTTCCGACAAGCCCTTTCAGCTCGGCAGTCATCTGCTCACCTCCCGGCTCATCATCGGGACCGGCAAGTACACGACCTATGAATTGATGCGCGACTGTCTCGACGTCAGCGGGTCTGAGGTCATCACGGTGGCTGTCCGTCGCGAACGGCTCATCGACGCCCAGGGTCGGAGCATTCTCGATTTCATCGACCTGAACCGCTTTATCATCCTTCCCAACACCGCAGGCTGCTTCAATGCGGAAGATGCCGTCCGGGTCGCCCGACTGGGGCGGGAAATCCTTTCTGGTCTAAATAATCCCGGCGCCGACTGGGTGAAGCTCGAAGTGCTGGGAGACAAGAAAACACTTCTGCCCGATCCTGTCGCCACTCTCGAAGCGACCCATCAACTCGTCGCCGACGGCTTTCAAGTACTCTGTTACACCACCGACGACCCGATCACGGCCCGTCGACTGAAGGAGGCGGGCGCGACTTCAGTGATGCCGGCCGGCAGCCCGATTGGCAGCGGCCAGGGGATTCTCAATCCGAATAACCTGAAGATCTGTCTGGAATATCTGAAAGAAGGGGATCCCGATTACCCGGTGATCATCGATGCCGGAGTGGGGACCGCAAGCGACGTGGCGGTGGCCATGGAACTGGGCTGCGACGGCGTGTTGCTGAATACCGGCATCGCCAGTGCCCGCGATCCGCTACTAATGGCCCATGCCATGCGCGACGCCTGCCGCGCCGGCCGCGCCGCGTATCGCGCCGGCCGCATCCCGAAAAAGCTCTATGCGACTGCGTCGAGCCCCGAAACCGGAGTGGTCGGGCAGTAA
- a CDS encoding sigma-54-dependent transcriptional regulator, which translates to MSNQASLLVVDDDRHICEAMADYLRSLGHRTETATTCREAIERIKDFNFHVVVCDVNLPDQDGFQLLEWAVVNAPTTAVILLTGYGTIESAVEAIRLGAFDYLTKPVIDDELNFSIQRALGQRKIVEENKSLRKQLDDKFGLSNIIGRDYKMAKMFDLLESVADTRTTVLILGENGTGKTITARAIHQLSTRRDKPFVEVACGALPDTLLESELFGHVKGSFTGATQDKPGKFLQANGGTIFLDEIGTASQSLQVKLLRVLQDREFEPVGGNTTHKVDIRLILATNEDLEARVRSGEFRQDLFYRINVISVTQPPLRERLGDIPLLVAHYLEEFNSQTGKKVREFDDHAMHALQRYNWPGNVRELVNVVERAIVLSKSDVVGIGDLPEHLRRDEHDTAYAVTRLLGRAGLKSALADPERQIIIDALEQQGWNRQETARVLGINRTTLYKKMKKYDISYEKQVQMY; encoded by the coding sequence ATGTCGAATCAGGCTTCGTTACTTGTTGTCGATGACGACCGTCACATCTGTGAGGCGATGGCCGATTATCTTCGCAGTCTCGGTCACCGGACCGAAACTGCCACTACCTGCCGCGAGGCCATCGAGCGGATCAAGGACTTCAACTTCCACGTCGTGGTCTGCGACGTGAACCTGCCCGACCAGGATGGCTTCCAGTTGCTCGAATGGGCAGTGGTCAACGCCCCGACGACAGCAGTCATTCTGCTCACCGGTTACGGGACCATTGAAAGCGCCGTCGAAGCCATTCGCCTGGGCGCGTTCGATTATCTCACCAAACCGGTGATCGACGACGAACTCAATTTCTCGATCCAGCGGGCTCTCGGGCAACGCAAGATCGTCGAAGAAAATAAATCGCTCCGCAAACAGCTCGACGACAAGTTCGGTCTCTCTAACATCATCGGCCGCGACTACAAGATGGCCAAGATGTTCGACCTGCTTGAAAGCGTGGCTGATACCCGGACCACCGTGCTGATCCTCGGTGAAAACGGAACCGGAAAAACGATTACCGCTCGTGCAATTCACCAGCTCAGCACCCGGCGCGACAAACCGTTTGTCGAAGTCGCCTGCGGAGCTTTGCCCGATACGCTGCTGGAAAGCGAACTGTTCGGGCATGTGAAGGGCTCGTTCACCGGGGCCACTCAAGACAAACCCGGCAAGTTCCTGCAGGCCAACGGCGGCACGATCTTCTTGGACGAAATTGGAACGGCATCCCAGAGCCTGCAAGTGAAACTGCTGCGTGTTTTGCAGGATCGCGAATTCGAACCGGTCGGTGGCAACACCACGCACAAGGTGGACATCCGGCTGATTTTGGCGACCAACGAAGATCTGGAAGCCCGGGTTCGATCAGGCGAGTTCCGTCAGGATCTCTTCTATCGCATCAACGTCATCTCGGTGACGCAGCCGCCGTTGCGGGAGCGTCTTGGCGACATTCCGCTGCTCGTGGCTCATTATCTCGAAGAGTTCAATTCGCAGACCGGCAAGAAGGTCCGCGAGTTCGATGATCACGCGATGCACGCCTTGCAGCGATACAACTGGCCCGGCAACGTCCGGGAACTGGTGAACGTGGTCGAACGGGCCATCGTCCTCTCGAAGTCGGACGTGGTGGGCATCGGCGATCTGCCGGAACATCTGCGTCGCGATGAGCATGACACGGCTTACGCCGTCACTCGGCTGCTCGGTCGGGCTGGACTGAAGTCCGCACTCGCTGACCCCGAACGCCAGATCATTATCGATGCTCTCGAACAGCAGGGCTGGAACCGCCAGGAAACGGCCCGCGTGCTGGGGATCAACCGCACCACGCTCTACAAGAAAATGAAGAAGTACGACATCTCGTACGAGAAACAGGTCCAGATGTATTGA
- a CDS encoding phage major capsid protein, whose product MHGSSIKSLIESHGAAGFYHKVVELLNEKKVSPDDISYYELADACGVLPRLRSLQESQAFLEDALASPGSMGRVLQESNPGVSSHLFQVVTGELIGRKVIEGYEDEAGFIGDRLVTVIPSRYRNTRIAGFRALGGPTEVSEGHPYEESTFEEKFVTSRESKQGRILSINEELIAFDQTGEINRRAMALGYYLRQERERTIIRAVTDADAGSSQYVYRPSGTGQSLYATSGGNRNYVGPGNTTSADFDAAVPLVDWTDIEEVLHYRATEVRDDRIDGQQRPIVAPARQLLVAERLRGTARSIVQSTEIQVTTADGETKFANPVHNLLEVLSSPFIDEQGGAAATNWYLGDFRRQFIWTEIWPVQSFLQRAESSAAFDRDVVLRVKARYYGGVSAVDTAFVTKVVGA is encoded by the coding sequence ATGCACGGATCGTCCATCAAGTCGTTGATTGAATCGCATGGCGCGGCCGGCTTTTATCACAAGGTCGTCGAGCTATTGAACGAGAAGAAGGTGTCGCCTGACGACATCTCGTATTACGAACTGGCCGATGCCTGCGGCGTGCTGCCGCGGTTGCGTTCGCTCCAGGAATCGCAGGCGTTTCTCGAAGATGCCCTCGCCTCCCCCGGCAGTATGGGCCGGGTATTACAGGAATCGAACCCAGGCGTCAGCAGCCATCTGTTTCAGGTCGTCACCGGCGAGTTGATTGGCCGCAAGGTGATCGAAGGCTACGAAGACGAAGCGGGATTCATCGGCGACCGCCTGGTGACGGTGATTCCCAGCCGTTACCGCAATACGCGAATCGCCGGCTTTCGCGCTCTCGGAGGTCCGACCGAAGTTTCGGAAGGGCACCCGTATGAGGAGTCGACGTTCGAAGAGAAGTTCGTGACCTCGCGGGAGTCGAAGCAGGGTCGCATCCTCAGCATCAACGAAGAGCTGATTGCCTTCGACCAGACCGGCGAGATCAATCGCCGCGCGATGGCGCTGGGCTACTACCTGCGACAGGAACGGGAACGGACGATCATTCGTGCCGTGACTGACGCCGATGCGGGGTCGTCACAGTATGTGTATCGCCCATCCGGCACGGGTCAGTCGCTGTACGCGACTTCCGGCGGCAACCGGAACTACGTCGGGCCGGGCAACACGACCTCCGCCGACTTCGACGCAGCCGTCCCGCTCGTGGACTGGACGGACATCGAAGAAGTGCTGCACTATCGGGCAACCGAAGTTCGCGATGACCGCATCGACGGGCAGCAACGGCCGATCGTTGCCCCGGCTCGACAGCTCCTGGTCGCGGAACGTCTTCGCGGCACCGCTCGCAGCATCGTGCAGTCGACCGAAATTCAGGTGACGACGGCGGACGGCGAGACGAAGTTCGCCAACCCGGTGCATAACCTGCTGGAAGTGCTGAGTTCGCCGTTCATCGACGAGCAGGGGGGCGCGGCCGCGACGAACTGGTATCTCGGCGACTTCCGCCGGCAGTTCATCTGGACGGAGATCTGGCCGGTGCAGTCGTTCCTGCAACGGGCGGAAAGCTCGGCCGCGTTCGACCGCGACGTCGTGCTGCGAGTGAAGGCCCGCTATTACGGGGGCGTCAGCGCGGTTGACACTGCGTTCGTGACGAAGGTGGTCGGGGCGTAG
- a CDS encoding DUF2190 family protein, translating into MNKLRFRSGQVHLRKVRVDANTVIEAGDLVWLDTDDAKPASAFAWTTNLATTQGNFAAKFLGVAHQPSAAGETAPISVDVSPDSVYEFDVASAAYELGTPLGPDENTSTLMSKQLETAVAAAAIARAAEFTLASVGTLRVTFASAWHTSSANVNAAIG; encoded by the coding sequence ATGAACAAACTTCGCTTTCGCTCCGGTCAGGTCCATTTGCGCAAGGTCCGCGTCGACGCCAATACGGTGATTGAGGCCGGCGATCTCGTCTGGCTGGATACCGACGACGCCAAGCCGGCTTCCGCCTTCGCCTGGACGACGAACCTGGCGACCACGCAAGGCAATTTTGCCGCCAAGTTTCTGGGCGTCGCGCACCAGCCGTCGGCCGCAGGCGAGACCGCTCCCATTTCAGTCGACGTCAGCCCGGACAGCGTTTACGAGTTCGACGTGGCGAGTGCCGCGTATGAACTCGGAACTCCGCTCGGGCCCGACGAAAACACCAGCACGCTGATGAGCAAGCAGCTCGAAACCGCCGTGGCTGCAGCGGCCATTGCCAGAGCCGCCGAGTTCACGCTGGCCAGCGTCGGCACGCTGCGAGTGACGTTCGCCTCGGCCTGGCATACGTCGAGCGCGAATGTGAATGCCGCGATCGGGTGA